The DNA region gtctcgggacatcatgtctcacatcatccaccaaagtcacgttgcaccacagactgtccaggagttggcggatgctttagtccaggtctgagaggagatccctcaggagaccatctgtcgcctcattgggagcatgcccaggcgttgtagggaggtcatgcaggcacgtggagcccacacacactactgagcatcatttccttgccttgaggcatttccactgacgttggatcagcctgtaatttgattttccactttgattttgagcatcattccatctccagacctccatgggatattagttgtgatttacattgatcatttttatgttttattgttctcaactattgatgagcgagtatactcttccCGAGcacctcgggtggtctccaagtatttgttagtgctcggagatttagctttcatccgCCTCAGctccatgatttacggctgctggacagcctgaatacatgtgggaattccctaacaggcaacacccacatgtattcagcctgtctagcagctgtaaatcatgcaattaCGTGGACAAAAACTgagtctccgagcactaacaaatactcggagaccacccaagccacgagtatactcgctcatcactattctcaacccattccactatgtaatgaataaagatttgcagctggaatatttcattcagtgatatctaggatgtgtggtTTTAGTGTTTAGTATTATAATATACATTCACAGTGAGTTCACCAATATCTGGCCTAGTAGTGAAAAGAGCCATGGCATCGTCCATCACTCGTCagccaattgtgtaattgtcctaaCTAATGGAGGTAGCGGAGTGCTGGTTTGTGATCATCTTTCTGGATTTCCAGGCAGTTACCTGTGACAAGAATCAAAAAAGTTCAAGAACTGGTTTTTTTTCACCGTTACCTTGCAGTATTACTGATAAGACGTCTTTATTCCTTGGATTAGTGCAATCACAGCAATATCAgttgtaatttttttaataaatactaaaaatgcttttttaaaatatatattttcttcgccatattaatatttttattttttgatcaagGGACCTATATAGCAGCTTTTTGTGGGAtgggttaacgtttttattggtaccattttggaatATGCATCAttctttgatcgctttttattctgatttttcagATGCTGAATAAATAAAAAGCAGCAATTCATTTATTGTTTTTCAGTATTAAAAAGATATATTTTGTATCTCCATAGTCTAAGAACgataacttttacatttttcaccaACAGAGCAGCATGATGGCTTTTTTTTGGCAGGACAAGTTGAATTTTCATTAACATCATGTTCCATTACAAatgtttttttattgctttttagtcAATTTTTGGTCTCAAGATAATGAAAAAAAAGTATGGTCttttgtgcagaagaaaagatcaccACATGATGAATGAGGAAAACACTTGGTCTTCAGCctccgttcccacaatgagctttcgaTGTACAGTTTCTGCccctattatgtaaattaggttacttgcagtaTATGccggtcttgagaacactgattctcccAACAATATAGCAGAGATGAAAACTGATGGTTCTACTTTATGGCAGATTCATCCCGCTGGTAACACACAGCCTGACAGCCAGAACGAGAACTGCAAATTCTCTCCAGAGGAAATGACACAAAATTACGAGAAGTGATATTTGCTGCAAAAACCATGGCGTTTCTGCACGATCGTCCGTAGGGGTCGAGATCGGCCTTCACATTCCAGTTGTATCCCCCGTGTATGGACTGCCTACGTCTTCCTATAGGAGACTGGGCCCACATGGAGACAGTCCGCCGACCGTAACCGTTACCGGTCCCTGAAATGATGCGTAGGTCAGAATCACTGAACCCGCAGACGAGCGTTCATTACGATCAAATCAGCCATTTCCTACGAGCTGTAGCCGATGAGGACCGGCAGCGCCCGAGCAGAGGACCGGCAGCGCCCGAGCAGAGGACCGGCAGCGCCCGAGCTGTGCCCCGGCACCGGCAGTCAGTGCGCTCCACCCTCCGGCAGCAGGAGGCGGTGCCAGCCGCCCTCTCGTCCTCCTTTGTCTGTGCGGAGGAGGGGCAGGGATGGGTACCGCTCCTCGCCCCACCCACCCAGCCACTCCGGGGATTGCTGCACCCATCACTGCCCGCACCGTACAAGCTGCGGCCGGCCGCGGGCTCTGGATCGTGTCCTGCCCTCCCCGCTCTGCTACAATCATGCTGGCGCTATTTAACAAGCTCTTGGACTGGTTCAAGGCTTTATTCTGGAAGGAGGAGATGGAGCTCACCCTGGTGGGCCTGCAGTACTCCGGGAAGACCACCTTTGTCAACGTGATAGCGGTGAGCGATGGCAGCGAGCTGGCGTGGGCAGAGGGGGCGCACGGACCCCGGCCCTGCGGGTGGCTGGGAACACTGTGCCGGGGGAATCACATCACTGCACGGGCTGCAGCCATCTTGTTGTGTACCACACTGATGTGTGATGCTAGGCCCGCAGCCCCCCGCACAGGCGCCGCAGGACGTGACTCGCACACGGGGATGATGGGGGTAGTAGGCCGGAGGCCGGGGCGGGCAGGCATGTCACCTGTAGTGTCCGGGCCACAGCTGGCTGCATAGTGTCCATCACACATCCGCCTGTCACATGCCTGTCCGTCTACGGATCTGCCTGTCTGTCTACGGATCTGCCTGTCCGTCTACGGATCTGCCTGTCCATCTACGGATCTGCCTGTCCGTCTACGGATCTGCCTGTCCGTCTACGGATCTGCCTGTCTGTCTACGGATCTGCCTGTCCATCTATGGATCTGCCTGTCTGTCTACGGATCTGCCTGTCCGTCTACGGATCTGCCTGTCCATCTACGGATCTGCCTGTCCGTCTACGGATCTGCCTGTCCGTCTACGGATCTGCCTGTCCATCTACGGATCTGCCTGTCCGTCTACGGATCTGCCTGTCCGTCTACGGATCTGCCTGTCTGTCTATGGATCTATCCAttatgtatctatcccatatctgtctgtctgtcacatgtCTATCCCATCCATTATGTATCTGTCAGTCTATGTAGCTATCCGTCCAttatgtatctatcccatatctgtctatGTATCTACCCATCTGTCCGTCCTGCAGTGCAGTCACATACCTGTCCCCTTACATGAAGTTGCCCATTGCCACCAACTGCACAGACTTTGCCCCTTTTCTCTCCCCTATATTTGGTCACTGCCCCCATATCCGAGCTCCATGTGAGGCCGGCCTGTCCCACTACTATGtccattaggccacgttcacacattcagtatttggtcagtattttacctcagtatttgtaagcccaaaccaggagtgggtgatacatacagaagtggtgcatatgtttctattatacctttcctctaaTTGTAAttgtaatactgaccaaatactgaggtaaaatactgaccgtgtgaatgtggcctaaggctCAGTATCAGGGGCTGAATGGCCCCATCACAGATGCTGGTGCTTGATGTCTGGCGCTTTATGATGCTAATGGCGCCCTGTTAATGTCCATCATAGGGGCACACTCATAGCGATGGCTACCTTACTAATGTTACTTGGCCTAGAAGAAATTTGTCACCCCAGCTCCCCGCCAATGATGGGGTAAACACATCGGAGCCCCCTTGATTCTCCCAGATGGAGCGCTGCTCTGAGCCGGCTGACTAGAATTATACATGGCGCCATCCTTGCCACAATTTTACACCAACAAACATCTGCAAAAGCGTGAGCTCGGTTTACAGGAAGACTAACAGGCTTTTTACCATGTACAGTGGTACACGTCACAGCCTAACATCGGAGGTACGGCGGTCGTAGGACGCTTGTCTGGCTCGTACGTCTAACACATGACATGAtggaaatgagcattttcagtttgtATTGAGCCAAAAGATGGTGAAAACGTCGCCCATATAGGAGGTTATCAGTTTGTCTTCCAGGAATTGGGTAGAAATCCCTATCCTCATTCCCAATATGGCTGAGCGTAAGATCACCTGATCAGGTTCCATATCAGAGTGATGGAGTAGAGATGGCTATTGATGTGTGTTTCCTCTTAAGTCCTCTTAAGTCTATGTGTGCACACCGAGTCTTTTTGTTATGTTTTTAGAATGGAAActgaaaaaaaacaagtttttgagGAGGACTTGGAGACTTTCCGCTCAacttttctgctccaaaaactccttaaAAAACACATACCCTGTAAGGTACAACTGTGCTTTTTTGATGGACTAATGATCTCAAGAGCTTTGGCCGCTGCAACCTGACACTGATTGCTTGGACCTCTCAGAATCAGCGCTGGCCTCCTGCACGTCCTTGTATTAAGACATCCATTcacttttaaagggaatccgtcagcaggttttcacTATATAATCTGAGAGAATAATAAAATAGGGACAGAGAGACTGATTCCAGTCATGTCAGTCACTAAGCTATGTGCtgatgtttcaatacaatcagtgttttctcagcaggagGTTATCACGACAGGACTaggtgccatgtagtcctcctgctgtgtgtaatccaccactgattagcagctttctgcttatGTAGAGTGTACACATAAAGTTGCTAATCAGGCGTGTGGGACGGGGTTATACTTGGCTCAGCATTTGAGCACTGCCAGATCTGCAGCAAGGAAAACAAAGATTGTATGAATATGGCAACAAGCaggccagcaagtgacacatcattggaatcagccaCTCAGCCCTTACATCATTCTGCTCTTGTATTACATAGCataaagctgctgacagattccgtttaatgTCCGTCATATTATATTACAATTCCCATTGCAGTGGCCGAAAAATGAAAGGGATTATCACAGTGAGAAAATATCCTACTGATATAAGGGTCCTTTTCAGTATTCTTTTAAATAGTATTTCAGGGTTAAAGGGGGTCTCCAATCTCCAATTAAAACAAGTTATGACCTAATGACAGGACAGGTGGTGACTTGCTGATCCGTGGAGGGCCGACCGCTGGGATGTGCACCAATCAGCAGGATGTTGAGTTTTCATTCATGAAGGGGGACTTTTATGTTATAAGGTGGGATGCCCGACCGCCGCTGCATTCATTACCTATGGGGCGGCCCGGAATGGCCAAactcagcagcctcatagggaatgaatggcACTGCAGTCGATCATCCACACTGTCTCCCTATTCTAACGGATACAAATGTTAGCTCGGACCCCACTAACCTACAAGCCATCACCTACCTGTACATGCAGTGTACAAACCATGAGCACAGATATCTCTGATTGGTGAAGGGAAATGCATGGTGCAGGACGCAGCAGTTAGCTGGATCTTTCCCAGTCGGACATCCTACAATATGCTCTTTAATGTCTCCTTTTAGGCATCCCTTTGCCTGTATAACTATGGGCTCTAGATTTGTGGTGTTACCTCATCGCCAGCGATTCTTATTGATCATGCCTTCCCAGTAGGGCACGCGGCTAATGATTGTCTGCTTGTAGTCATCCATTTGTGACTCACTAAAGAGAGAAGTACAGACATTGCCTTCTCTGAATGTGATGACTCATGAAGATTTCTTACCTCTGTTTCTTTCAGTCTGGACAGTTTAATGAAGACATGATTCCGACGGTTGGTTTTAATATGCGGAAAATCACTAAAGGAAACGTAACCATCAAGGTAAAGTCTATGACTGCACAGTTTATGAAGGAAGAGCTTTTTCCTACAGTCCTAAAGACCCCCATACAAATTAGATGGAACAATGACGATTTGGCCGATCATCTGGCCGACAGCAATGTCAgctgtctctcccatacacaggaacgcATGCGCTTCTATGTTCTGTATGACATGACTATGATGCCCCTAGGCAATAACATGGAGGCTTATTACTACATCAAGATGATAAAACACTATAGCATACAGATCTTACCTGTATCAatctatatacagggtgggccatttaaaaagttgcatccaaaatggccgccatggtcaccacccatcatgaaaaatttccccctcccatatactgatctgcaacaaacaggaagttgtatcaccaaccattcccattttatttaggtgtatccatatacatggcccaccctgtactaatGCACGTGAGAAATTGTTAGCAAGAACATTGCTGGAAGTAATGGTAGTCATACCCAGCAAAGTACATGGTCTATTGTCAGAACATGGCAAGCAGCAAGTACAATTACCCAGAACCACAGATTAAGTCAGTGtcaccccttgacgcgcgtttcggccagccttcctcagaaggggtgtgtAGGGAACAAGGCAGAATAGTCTTAAATATGGGGTATGCTATCTGATCACCCACCTCGTGGTAATGGCGATGTGTCAGTATCCGCCGCCTGCACCGTAGCGTACACCGGAGGTTGTGTGCTGAGTGTCATGTGACGCTACGGTGTAGGTGGCGGATACTGACACATCGCCATTACCAAGAGCTGGGTGATCAGAGAGCATCAATAAAATTAATTTAAATTTTGAAAAGTTGTCAGAGGACCTTTTTCCTTATAGGTTGTTTACGTTCTGTACGAGAAAGACATCTCAAAGCGATCGGCAGTCGGAAATCGGACATGCCCAATTGTCATCTCCACTAACGATCAGTTGACCAACGCTCCTGTACACATTTGAGTGTTTGCCGAACTGTTGAGATCTCCAGCGTAGGCCAATATTAGTCGAATGTGCAAGGGGGCTTATTATTGATGGGCAGTCTGGTAATCTGGATAACTTGGCTTTGAGAACCAAAAAGATCCGTCTCTTCTGGATCCTAAATGACCACAGCTGAACACACATTTAGGATGAAAataatggctctcactggtgtgccggctctcaTCGGTCCCAGTAGCGAGCCAGCTCTTTGTCTTCGATTGGTCACAAACCAATCACTAGTTTAAATAATGCAATAAATGGGGAAGGCTTTTAACTGCACCTCCACATTTTCTCTGCACCGCTAGCAATGTTCTTATGGGTCTCACTTCCTCTTTCAGCAGACAATGTCACGTGAACGCTGCAGGCAGTCAGCAGCTTCTGCAGAAGTGATGAGACCTCAGAGACTTTATTCAGGCTGTTGCAGATTGTCAAGGCCGCAGCCAATCAGTTATTGCTAATTGACTCCAGTGGTCACATGACatcttttgctaaaaaaaaaaatgaagcaagaatggggggaggggggacaaggtcTTGGTTCTGTAGGTGAGCGAGTGGGTTTTTGTTTGTGGGTATTTTACAACATAACATACTATAGTAGTCAAACCCTTTAATGAATCCAAGTCAGACTGGCTGCTAAAGAGTTTATGGCTTTCAACGCTACTTTGACACCAAACTAGTCTGGCTTTCTGCTGACAGCAGGGCAGAGGACAGGATACAGAGTGGTGTAGAGATACTGCAACTGTCAATCAAAGGGACTTTCCCAAGTATTCCTCTTCTCATTGTTGCCAGCTTTTCTAGGAACAGAATATTTCTAATTAAAAAACCAGATTGCAGTAACTGATGGCCCACTGCTCGTGTGCGATGCCTGGCCAGGTCCTCTGCCTGCCTGTGCCTTTCCTGTTCGGTCCAGGTGGAAGTGTGACCGCTTCAGCCAATCCATCtggactgaacagtaagtacacggACCGATGTGGGACCTGCAGTGTTGGATTGTGAGCAGCGGTGGATCAGTAAGGTGAGTATGAGCTATTTTGTTTCGGTGCAATCAGGATGTATTTTGttgccttttttctttgttttttaataTCAAACTATCTAAGATTTGATCTGAATGTACACACATTCGAAAGAATGTACACAAGACATTTATAACACTCCTTGCTCTTTTCTTTCTATCAGCTCTGGGACATTGGCGGTCAACCACGTTTTCGAAGCATGTGGGAAAGATATTGCCGAGGTGTAAGCGCcattgtgtgagtatcgtaatgcatgCAGAAGATTTCCTTATCTCATTGGTAAGCAGCGTACAATGGCTTATGAGAAATCCCAGCCATACCTATCAGACAACTGCCCAATAACCAGCAATCCCATCTGACTCCCAATACCCATGCACACTCACTCCTTCCCGTCACAGCCATTTTTCTTTATTCCATTTTTACATCCATTCTTCCAAGAAccatagtttttgttttttttcatgtccAAATACTTATGTGGGTTTATATTTTGAAGAACAAATAGTATTTTTAATGGGATGATAAAAGTTCTCTTTTTAGTCTACCGAAAACTTTAAATAAAATTCTTCAGAGCTGGAAcaggaaaaaaacagcaattccaacAATGGATTTGGGGGTTATATTTTTACAACATtcactgtgcagtaaaaatgacaacGTTATTGTGGTTAGTATGATTACCCGGTTATAGTAATTATTGTAGATTTCTATATAAttgtttatatataaaaaaaattaccagAATTGCTGGATTTTGCTCATCaagcctaacaaaaaaaattaaataaaaagtaatTGAAAACGTATATGAATCCAAAAATGGCACAAGTGAACACTACAGCTTGTACTGCAAAAAATACACttcgcaaaaattaaaaaaaaaatgataggtGTAGAAATATGGTGAATGTGAACCCACAAAAGACTAATTTATTTTTGTGCGTGACAGTAGAAAAACAGACAGTTTTCAAACAGTGTAATGATTATAGAAAAGTAATAATAATACTTAAATAAAACTCTATAAATTTGGTATCATTCTAATCGTGCTGACCCACAGAATAAGTGTCACTTTCTTTGTGCATCACTTGAATAGCAGAAAATATAAAGCATCAAACACTATAAAACACATGAAAAGACAACAGCAGAAATACTACTTCTCCCTCTGAAGAGTTAAAAATTATTTGGAAATAAgtgatatgtaccccaaaatgctgCCGCCGACAAATACAACCCATCCTAAAAGCAAAGTCTTCATACAActactttgattaaaaaaaaaaaagcaaaattgctATCACTCCTGGAATGCAACAATGAAATAAGAGATGAGTGCCGTCCACTTCAGATTCTGGGCTGGTGTTATTACTTTACTATATTGTCATAGCAGCCGACACTACACCCTGGTAAATGGGATTTTCTGAAATCACTCTCAATCCAGATTCCCACAGTGTCGTCACAATAGGTTTTATTTAACagcaattttgcaaaaaaaaaaaaaaatagttgattTATCAGAACTGTGTAAAACTCAGCCAAAGGGCAGTTGTTATCTCTCAAAGTGCTCTTGAAGAGCTAAAGCTACACTGTGATTGGTTACTATTGGTTCCAAagcatttttttccagttttcataAATCTCAGGGCCTTCTTTCATCCTTTATAATAGAGCATCAAAAATCGCTTcccccagatgcagagaatgcccccttgtgaccgtcaccttccttggaataatcagatcctcggagagatatttgtattgtccccttcatgggcggatataccgccggttcaaccgatgCGGCTGCAGcagggcccggaggctccagggggcccctgcagggcggctaataatgagggcaatctggacaGTTTATCCGGCCCCGAGGCTCCTGGGGGCCCTTGGCcaaattgccctcatgtgcggcgggcagggtgtaatccctgcagctctgctgcctgcaagagaaaatggcagcggagctgcagggaatggatctgtactgcagtgcttcctgcctgcgcttcctgtctcacccagcagcagctgaatgacatcatcattcagcgccgcggctGTGTGAGACGGGAAGGTGCTGGCGATGGTGGagcttcaggataccgtgcgcagaggtgagatgaggtgtgtgtatatgtatgtgcagagaggtgaatggtgctgtgtgtgtgcagagaggtgaatggtgctgtgtgtgtagggggaggagagggcaatgatggggcagaaggcaatgattgggttgacggagagggaaatgatgggggtgatggggcagaaggcaatcattgggttgacagagagggcaatgatgggggggtGATGGGGTAAAAAAACACCAGATTAATTTTGTACAGGGTATACTtagaaaaaaaccaaaaattgaaaaaacccttaaaaatacTTTTAATAGATATGCATTAAAATATGCTAACCATCGCTTGAAAAAACACACAATACAAATTACCAACACCCGGGCTGGGTAGAGTAGTGAAAAATTCCTAAAGTAACCCTGGAGGGCTCTTAGTAAACTAGCCcttcctaccagtggaggttggcaccctattaatcAATGTGGCGCCCCCTCTCCTCGTCGACTATTCCTCCTAGCCCTAGATGTCCCTACCAACTACCCACGCCCGAACCCAACAGCAAACACACAAAACTCTATCTAGCTGGACTATTCTGTAATAAAGTTACACAAATGATAGTAAATCAGTGAAATATCGTAACTCCACAGTACTGACCTATAAGAGGGATATTTTTCATATAATCATTAGGGTATAGTAACCTTAAATACTTAGGCCAATACAGCTCGAGTAAAGTAGCATAAATGGATCCAACTGAAATAGAGACTATCTGCATTTATATCACAGTGACCACGACTTGTCCCAGCATCTTTATGGTCTCATTAGGTGTGAGATCATTGTATACTCCACCTATCCACATATTAGGTGAATCAACATCAATATAGGATACCAGCAAAAATCATTTGAACGTATCACAATCCTGAATTAGTAAAGTAATGCTACCAGGTTCTTGCAAACAAATAACTTAATGGATAAATCACAGTATCCCAATCATTCTAGGTTCAGTGTCCAAGCAAAGACAAGGCAGCCTGATGTCGCACAGTATAAGTCATGGTTTATAATGCAATAAAATACCTTGCTAAAGCCACCATAGTGGGTCACTTATCTGGTCACTTGTCTGATCATATCTGGTCATTTGTCCCAGTTTTTTTTCTTATGgcgtccctacgcgtttcgccctcTCCCATCAGGGCTCATCAGGGGACAATAGATAGGAGCATGCCGAAGTGgctatgaaaaatatttagaattgagagtcctcagtggttgataccttttaatggctaactgaaaagatggtaacaaattgcaagctttcgagactacatacgtctcttcatcaggcaaagactaatacaaattctgaagaaccacatatttatgcacaacatagtatagaaaaaaaaaaaaaaaagtcgagaggggaaaaaaaccatggataagccaggtgacatgagtgGCTATGATAATAGATGATCAGTGTGGATCACTGGggtagaaggcaatgattgggttgatggagagggcagtaataggggtggtgggggagaaagcaatgatggggtggtggaaagggtaatggggtgggggaggaggaaatgatggaggtggtgaatgggcaataatgggggtggtggggaggaggaaatgatggaggtggtgtaatgggcaatgatgggggtgctggGGGAAAAGACTGATGGTGGGGGAAagtgcaatgatggggatggtgggggaggaggaaatgattgaggttgtggaatgggtaatgatgggggagaAGACAAACATGACAGTGGAAAGAacgatgatggggtggtggggaggaggcaatgatggaggtggtggaatgggtaatgatgggggtggtgaggaagaggaaatgatggaggtggtggaatgggtaatgatgggggggtggggaagaggaaatgatgggggtcgtggaatgggtaatgatgggggtggtggggaagaggcaatgatggaggtggtggaatgggtaatggtggtggggaagaggaaatgatggaggtcgtggaatggctaatggtgggggagaagacaatgatgatggcggtggaaaagacaatgatggggtggtgggagaggaggaaatgatggaggcggtggaatgggtaatgatgaggtggtgggggagaaggcaatgatggtggcagtggaaaggatgaagagggtggtggggaggaggcaatgatggaggtggcggagtgggcaataatggggtagtggggagaaagaaatgatggaggtggtgaagagggcaatcatgggggagagg from Ranitomeya variabilis isolate aRanVar5 chromosome 3, aRanVar5.hap1, whole genome shotgun sequence includes:
- the LOC143815693 gene encoding ADP-ribosylation factor-like protein 8A, producing MGTAPRPTHPATPGIAAPITARTVQAAAGRGLWIVSCPPRSATIMLALFNKLLDWFKALFWKEEMELTLVGLQYSGKTTFVNVIASGQFNEDMIPTVGFNMRKITKGNVTIKLWDIGGQPRFRSMWERYCRGVSAIVYMVDAADQDKIEASKNELHNLLDKAQLQGIPVLVLGNKRDIAGALDEKDLIERMNLSAIQDREICCYSISCKEKDNIDITLQWLIQHSKSRRS